CGCGCAGGAACTGCACGTCGACCTCCGGCACGTTGACCGTGGCCACCGGCAGACCGCCGTTCTGGCCAGCCGGCAGCACCACGCCGCGGCTCGCGAAGTAGAACGACGGCGGCATGGCCTGCGTGCTGACTTCGCAATGCGACGCCTCGGTCAGCGCGACCTTGTCGCCCGCCCCGGGCAGGCCCGAACGGACCGTGATGGCATAGGAGCGCTGCGGCTGCACATAGGGGAAGTACACCACACGCGGGTTGTCGCCGACGACCCAGTTGCCCTTGAGGATCTTGCCCTTGGGCGCGGAATCGCCAGGTCGAACCGAGGCCGGCTGCTGGCCCGGCGCGGCGGCCGATTCGCTGTCCTCGTCGGCCTTGCCGGCCGTCGAACCCGTATCGGTCACCTGAAGGAAAGCGTCCAGATTGCTCTTGGCATTCACCGGCTGCGTGAAGGTCACGGCCAGCGACAAGGCATCGTTATATTGGCGGGGTTGGCAATTCAGGGCCGCGAAGGGGTCCGCCGCGCCCACCGTTGCGGTGGCAGGCAGTGTTGGCGTCGCGCTGCTCGCCGCCTGCGCGGCCGGGGCGGTTGCTGCCTGCGTCGCCAGCACTGCAACCGTGCTTGCCGGCCGCTGCCCCTTGCCCATCCACCAGCCCGCGCCAATCGCGCCGACCACCACCGCGACCCCGGCTACAGTCAGCCAGGTCTTGTTGAACTTTCCACTCACGGCGAAACCTCCCCGCCCACTAGAATGCAACGCTCCTTAGCGGCGGAGCTGCCGACCCGCAAGTGCCGCGCGCTTCCCGTTACGCGGCAAAACCGTTCATCCCGGTACCCGGGATGCAACCGGCAGCACAACGCCGCCATTGCTGGCGGCGCTGTATTTTGTCGAGATCAAACCGGTTCCATGACGCATTGCAGCGGGTGCTGGCGCGCCCGCGCATACTGACCGACCTGCGCGATGCGCGTGGCGGCGAGGTCACGCGGGTAAACCCCGCAGACGCCTCGGCCTTCGTGATGCACCTGCAGCATGATCCGCGTCGCTTCTTCCTGATTTTTATTGAAGAATTTCTGCAGCACTTTCACGACGAACTCCATCGGTGT
The DNA window shown above is from Achromobacter spanius and carries:
- the clpS gene encoding ATP-dependent Clp protease adapter ClpS produces the protein MSSTLDSQHDLVVEKAPARTAPPPMYQVLLLNDDYTPMEFVVKVLQKFFNKNQEEATRIMLQVHHEGRGVCGVYPRDLAATRIAQVGQYARARQHPLQCVMEPV